The Streptomyces luteogriseus genome includes a window with the following:
- a CDS encoding FtsK/SpoIIIE domain-containing protein, producing MRMLVTVVREGGESEDIVVTADDTATAGDVAEVLAQAVGQGINPRGAGSENVVAMPGTSLASLPGYGTAVSGAPVLWADGELCDPAAPAAGVLRDGMRVSVDPSIGPLLRKGEPVGQYELRVAGGPGAGRVVRLGVGAATAGSAPTCSLPLPDASLPAVALRLTIDLQGNVTLTPEAGAGARLNDDAVTAGTPWPLGGAVRVGDSLLVLDRVAEPDAHLSLMSEGGLAYNRPPRLSPLRPRRRLSVPVPPSKGERARFQFIMAFMPMLFGLSMYFLTKQIYMLLFCLMSPLMMLGQWISENREGKKKHRTSLKQYKKDLAAHESELVTLGKEEQRARREDNPDPAEILLFATGPRRRLWERRLTDPDAMQLRIGLGALPSDVELVFARGGSSHDEEPPEPPVLPDVPVTLPFARLGVVGIAGDRARALATARWLSVQAAVLHSPRDLSLVSLAATPAAGAEWHWAHWLPHTAPDEGQDCVALVGFDSEGISRRVNELLNELARRKAAREQHNMTGQLYPDANVLLILDGARLLRRVPGVPQLLTEGPQYGIFALCIDEDERLLPEECKAVVAWSPDAAHHVRVRGYGLEAVGDVLADQVPYEWCELLARSLAPVRDVSRDDADSALPTSARLLNLLNMPNPAGTEVERIWRAGGSTTAAPIGLAADGAFVLDIRRDGPHALVAGTTGAGKSELLQTIIASLAVANRPDALNYVLIDYKGGSAFMDCARLPHTVGMVSDLDAHLTERALASLAAELHRRERILFDAAAKDIEDYNDTRKLRPELEPMPRLVLVIDEFASLVAELPDFIAGLVDIARRGRSLGVHLILATQRPAGVVSADIRANTNLRIALRVTDASESMDVIDAPDSGAIAKSTPGRMYVRSGAQSLVGVQSARIGGRRPATGQTGPKATLIPLPWNAYARPLPKREEADDDGTMVTDLAVLVDAVREGAERMGFGEQRSPWLPPLAESVTLDELSAYGGAPAAPGGDVPPIPYGLVDLPAKQSRVPVSLDLVHGEHTLLLGGARSGRSTALRTLAGSLARNTSPLDVHVYGIDCGSNALLPLVRLPHVGAVVTRDEPDRARRLIQRLQVEVARRQQLLAMEGASSAAEQRAGAAPEERLPWMVLLLDSWEGFASTFENYNYGQLLEAAQRLFREGSAAGLKVVMTADRSGLSGHVSSAFSDRLVMRFADPNDYSTAGLQAREVPKNMPPGRALRITDTGVDETQIGLLAQDPAGQAQVRALREIAEEARTRYGRVPAGRRPLRVDALPTRITASEAMALDPDFVPSSPLWALLAVGGDELHPIGIDLEENGPGFVIAGPPKSGRSTALLCAAESLLRAGTPLVVVTPRRSPLRDLEGREGVLGMLNADSSSDDLEEIQDQLDGRPYVVVVDDAELLYDAPLDEPLEGVIRKGADGGVGLLAAGTTDSLSGQYRGFAVEARKSRNGMLLTPQSSSDGELFGIRLPANSGGGAAGSGLFVAGGGFVPVQAVMNG from the coding sequence ATGCGGATGCTGGTCACGGTCGTACGCGAAGGCGGTGAGTCGGAGGACATCGTCGTCACCGCCGACGACACCGCCACGGCAGGCGATGTCGCGGAGGTGTTGGCGCAGGCCGTCGGACAAGGCATCAACCCGCGGGGTGCCGGGTCGGAGAACGTCGTGGCCATGCCCGGGACCTCACTGGCCTCGCTGCCCGGCTACGGAACGGCGGTCTCCGGGGCGCCGGTGCTGTGGGCGGACGGTGAGCTGTGCGACCCCGCGGCACCGGCGGCCGGCGTCCTGCGGGACGGCATGCGCGTCTCCGTCGACCCCTCGATAGGCCCGCTGCTGCGCAAGGGCGAGCCGGTCGGGCAGTACGAACTGCGCGTGGCGGGCGGTCCCGGCGCGGGGCGCGTGGTCCGGCTGGGCGTCGGCGCGGCAACCGCCGGATCGGCGCCGACCTGTTCGCTCCCCCTGCCGGACGCCTCACTGCCGGCGGTCGCCCTCCGGCTGACCATCGACCTCCAGGGCAACGTCACCCTCACCCCGGAGGCCGGCGCCGGCGCCCGGCTGAACGATGACGCGGTGACGGCCGGTACTCCTTGGCCCTTGGGCGGTGCCGTACGGGTGGGCGACTCGCTGCTGGTCCTCGACCGGGTGGCCGAGCCGGATGCGCATCTGTCCCTGATGAGCGAGGGCGGCCTCGCCTACAACCGCCCCCCTCGGCTGTCGCCGCTGCGGCCTCGGCGGCGGCTGTCCGTGCCGGTGCCTCCCTCCAAGGGGGAACGGGCACGTTTCCAGTTCATCATGGCGTTCATGCCCATGCTGTTCGGGCTGTCGATGTACTTCCTCACCAAGCAGATCTACATGCTGCTGTTCTGCCTGATGAGCCCGCTCATGATGCTGGGCCAGTGGATCAGTGAGAACCGCGAGGGCAAGAAGAAGCACAGGACGTCCCTCAAGCAGTACAAGAAGGATCTCGCGGCCCACGAGTCCGAACTCGTCACTCTCGGCAAGGAAGAACAGCGTGCCCGCCGCGAGGACAACCCCGACCCGGCGGAGATCCTGCTCTTCGCGACCGGACCGCGCCGCCGTCTCTGGGAGCGCCGGCTCACCGACCCGGACGCGATGCAGCTGCGTATCGGGCTGGGAGCCCTGCCCTCCGACGTGGAACTCGTCTTCGCGCGTGGCGGTTCATCGCACGACGAGGAGCCCCCGGAACCCCCGGTCCTGCCCGACGTCCCCGTCACCCTGCCCTTCGCCCGGCTCGGCGTGGTCGGCATCGCGGGGGACCGTGCCCGTGCCCTTGCCACCGCGCGCTGGCTGAGCGTGCAGGCCGCCGTGCTGCACAGCCCCCGGGACCTGTCACTGGTCTCCCTGGCCGCGACACCGGCCGCCGGCGCCGAGTGGCACTGGGCGCACTGGCTTCCGCACACCGCTCCCGACGAGGGACAGGACTGCGTCGCTCTGGTCGGTTTCGACTCGGAGGGCATCAGCCGCCGGGTCAACGAACTCCTCAACGAGCTGGCTCGCCGCAAGGCGGCCCGCGAGCAGCACAACATGACGGGCCAGCTGTATCCCGACGCCAACGTGCTCCTGATCCTCGACGGAGCACGGCTGCTGCGCCGAGTCCCGGGCGTTCCCCAACTCCTCACCGAGGGACCGCAGTACGGCATCTTCGCTCTCTGCATCGACGAGGACGAGCGGCTGCTTCCCGAGGAGTGCAAAGCCGTCGTGGCCTGGTCACCGGACGCGGCCCACCATGTCCGAGTGCGCGGCTACGGCCTGGAGGCCGTCGGCGATGTGCTGGCCGACCAGGTCCCGTACGAATGGTGCGAACTCCTGGCCCGCTCCCTCGCCCCCGTCCGCGATGTCAGTCGCGACGACGCCGATTCCGCGCTGCCCACCTCGGCCCGGCTGCTGAACCTGCTGAACATGCCCAACCCGGCGGGTACCGAAGTGGAACGCATCTGGCGGGCAGGTGGCTCGACCACGGCCGCACCCATCGGACTCGCCGCCGACGGCGCGTTCGTTCTGGACATCCGCCGCGACGGGCCGCACGCGCTGGTCGCCGGTACGACGGGTGCCGGTAAGTCCGAGCTGCTCCAGACAATCATCGCCTCGCTGGCGGTCGCCAACCGTCCCGACGCCCTGAACTACGTCCTCATCGACTACAAGGGCGGCAGCGCGTTCATGGACTGCGCCCGCCTGCCCCACACCGTCGGCATGGTCAGCGACCTCGACGCCCATCTGACCGAGCGGGCCCTCGCCTCACTCGCGGCCGAACTCCATCGCCGGGAGCGCATCCTCTTCGATGCGGCGGCCAAGGACATCGAGGACTACAACGACACCCGCAAGCTCCGCCCCGAACTGGAGCCGATGCCCCGGCTGGTGCTCGTCATCGACGAGTTCGCGTCCCTGGTCGCCGAACTGCCCGACTTCATCGCCGGCTTGGTCGACATCGCACGCCGGGGCCGCTCGCTCGGCGTGCACCTGATTCTCGCGACGCAGCGTCCCGCGGGTGTGGTGAGCGCCGACATCCGGGCCAACACCAACCTCCGCATCGCCCTGCGAGTCACCGACGCCTCCGAGTCGATGGACGTCATCGACGCACCGGACTCGGGCGCGATCGCCAAGTCGACTCCAGGTCGCATGTACGTGCGTTCCGGCGCCCAGTCCCTGGTCGGCGTGCAGTCGGCCCGTATCGGTGGCCGTCGCCCCGCCACGGGCCAGACGGGCCCGAAGGCCACGCTGATCCCGTTGCCGTGGAACGCCTATGCCCGCCCGTTGCCCAAGCGAGAGGAGGCCGACGACGACGGCACGATGGTCACGGACCTGGCCGTCCTCGTCGACGCCGTACGCGAAGGCGCCGAGCGGATGGGCTTCGGTGAGCAGCGCAGCCCATGGCTGCCGCCGCTGGCGGAGTCCGTCACACTCGACGAACTGTCCGCCTACGGCGGTGCACCGGCCGCCCCGGGCGGCGACGTGCCCCCGATCCCGTACGGCCTGGTCGACCTGCCGGCGAAGCAGAGCCGCGTGCCGGTGTCCCTGGACCTCGTGCACGGGGAGCACACACTGCTGCTCGGCGGCGCCCGCTCGGGTCGCTCGACGGCTCTTCGCACCCTGGCCGGCTCCCTGGCCCGGAACACCTCCCCGCTGGACGTGCACGTCTACGGCATCGACTGCGGCTCCAACGCCCTCCTGCCGCTGGTACGTCTGCCCCACGTGGGCGCTGTCGTGACCCGCGACGAGCCGGACCGAGCCCGTCGCCTGATCCAGCGCTTGCAGGTGGAGGTCGCCCGTCGACAGCAACTGCTGGCGATGGAAGGTGCGTCGAGCGCGGCGGAACAGCGCGCGGGTGCCGCTCCCGAAGAGCGCCTGCCCTGGATGGTGCTCCTGCTGGACAGCTGGGAGGGCTTCGCGTCGACCTTCGAGAACTACAACTACGGTCAGCTGCTGGAAGCGGCCCAGCGACTCTTCCGCGAGGGTTCGGCAGCGGGTCTGAAGGTCGTCATGACGGCCGACCGCAGTGGCCTCAGCGGTCATGTCTCCTCGGCCTTCTCCGACCGTCTTGTCATGCGCTTCGCCGACCCGAACGACTATTCCACCGCAGGTCTCCAGGCCCGCGAGGTCCCGAAGAACATGCCGCCCGGACGCGCCCTGCGCATCACGGACACGGGCGTGGACGAGACGCAGATCGGGCTGCTGGCGCAAGACCCCGCAGGCCAGGCCCAGGTTCGTGCCCTCCGCGAGATCGCGGAAGAGGCGCGAACCCGCTACGGCCGCGTCCCGGCGGGCCGCCGCCCTCTGCGAGTCGATGCCCTTCCGACGCGCATCACGGCGTCGGAGGCAATGGCTCTGGACCCGGACTTCGTCCCCTCGTCGCCTTTGTGGGCGCTGCTCGCCGTGGGCGGCGACGAACTTCACCCCATCGGTATCGACCTGGAGGAGAACGGCCCCGGCTTCGTCATCGCGGGCCCGCCGAAGTCCGGCCGTTCGACGGCACTGTTGTGCGCCGCCGAGTCCCTTCTGCGAGCAGGTACGCCTCTGGTGGTCGTCACACCTCGCCGGTCTCCACTGCGGGACCTCGAGGGGCGAGAGGGCGTGCTCGGCATGCTGAACGCAGACAGCTCGAGTGACGACCTGGAGGAGATCCAGGACCAGCTCGACGGACGGCCGTACGTCGTCGTGGTCGACGACGCCGAACTCCTCTACGACGCACCGCTGGACGAGCCGCTGGAAGGGGTCATCCGCAAGGGAGCCGACGGCGGTGTGGGCCTGCTCGCTGCCGGCACCACTGACTCACTGTCCGGCCAGTACCGGGGCTTCGCGGTGGAGGCCCGCAAGTCCCGCAACGGCATGCTGCTGACGCCGCAGAGCTCCTCGGACGGCGAACTGTTCGGCATCAGGCTCCCGGCGAACAGCGGGGGCGGGGCAGCGGGGAGCGGGTTGTTCGTGGCAGGCGGGGGGTTCGTGCCGGTGCAGGCTGTGATGAACGGCTGA
- a CDS encoding serine/threonine-protein kinase — translation METLQPDDPVELGTYRLLRRLGAGGMGRVYLARSPGGRTVAVKVVRPDLAADGDFRDRFRHEVEIAKAVSGRFTAPVVDADPDAPLPWLATSYVLGPDLTDVVAAHGALPEHTVRALAAGLAAALQEVHAAGLIHRDMKPSNVLLAADGPRVIDFGIARAVDGSRMTQTGVVVGSPGYMSPEQALGENIGTASDVFSLGAVLAFAATGRGTFGHGAASHASLLYQVVHGDPDVDGVPQQLLGLVRACLAKDPAHRPVPADIVAALAPQGVEGVLSDWLPSAVASTIATHAAGILDLEAPQRPQPTGAASFGPAPAMPEGAPQSPGTPTPGYGYPQAPGYGGAPAAAAQGTPAPGYATPPGGLPAPGYGTPPPGHGAQGHPGAPGPASTVATTSTALSRRRVLGLALGGAAAVALAGGGTAWWLSRDGDTEDGATGTNGAGSARPAGENFTTPPAGVAPQPLWHETAAEDSTTTDVPLLIHDGLFLISGDPLVAYDVKTGEARWSKPDVCAPGSPLLFHDGKVFLTDSGVDGVLVARDVKTGKEVWRSRLGKKLGIESTIAIDDKNVYVTATDYAQARSATDYRTAIAAISHSTGKKVWLQHRDWGTRDYDVQGTVSGKHLVYADSNQNLTVRDTATGDQLWTQRIGDDWAWQPTVANGLVFLPGEKLTAVDAETGRTRWTLSPEGRRGFNNPAVIDGVLYISDYDRGIWAVDVKTHRRIWLCEDQNRGGPGTFVRAGTTLYCAAGPLSGGVIALEAKTGTVRWTWTDDKDSGAPWQIATAGNRLLVTNGPEIYAMPAV, via the coding sequence AGACACTGCAGCCGGACGATCCTGTGGAGTTGGGCACGTACCGACTTCTGCGAAGACTCGGTGCCGGCGGCATGGGGCGCGTCTACCTCGCCCGTTCACCCGGTGGCCGTACCGTCGCGGTGAAGGTCGTACGTCCGGATCTTGCCGCGGACGGCGATTTCCGCGACCGCTTCCGGCACGAAGTCGAGATAGCCAAGGCGGTGTCCGGCCGCTTCACAGCCCCGGTCGTGGACGCCGACCCGGACGCGCCGCTGCCGTGGCTGGCGACGTCGTACGTGCTCGGCCCGGACCTCACGGACGTGGTCGCCGCGCACGGTGCACTGCCGGAGCACACCGTCCGGGCGCTGGCCGCCGGCCTCGCCGCAGCCCTCCAGGAGGTGCACGCGGCCGGACTGATCCACCGTGACATGAAGCCGTCGAACGTCCTGCTGGCGGCAGACGGTCCGCGCGTCATCGACTTCGGAATCGCGCGGGCGGTGGACGGAAGCCGTATGACGCAGACGGGCGTCGTGGTCGGGTCTCCCGGCTACATGTCACCGGAGCAGGCGCTGGGCGAGAACATCGGCACGGCGAGTGATGTCTTCTCGCTGGGCGCCGTACTCGCGTTCGCCGCGACCGGTCGGGGCACCTTCGGCCATGGAGCCGCCTCGCACGCCTCGTTGCTCTATCAGGTCGTACACGGTGATCCCGACGTCGACGGCGTACCACAGCAACTGCTGGGCCTCGTCCGCGCCTGCCTCGCCAAGGACCCGGCGCATCGGCCGGTTCCGGCCGACATCGTGGCGGCGCTCGCCCCGCAGGGGGTCGAAGGCGTCCTCAGCGACTGGCTGCCGTCGGCGGTGGCCTCGACGATCGCCACGCATGCGGCCGGCATCCTGGACCTGGAGGCGCCGCAGCGGCCTCAGCCCACGGGCGCCGCGTCCTTCGGGCCCGCGCCGGCGATGCCGGAGGGGGCACCGCAGTCACCGGGCACCCCCACCCCGGGCTACGGGTATCCGCAGGCCCCGGGATACGGCGGCGCCCCCGCGGCCGCCGCCCAGGGAACGCCGGCCCCCGGCTACGCCACACCGCCGGGCGGCCTTCCCGCTCCCGGGTACGGAACGCCCCCGCCGGGCCACGGTGCTCAAGGACACCCCGGCGCCCCGGGACCGGCCTCCACTGTCGCCACCACCTCAACCGCCCTTTCCCGCCGCCGTGTTCTCGGTCTCGCGCTCGGCGGTGCCGCCGCCGTGGCGCTGGCGGGCGGCGGCACCGCCTGGTGGCTCAGCCGGGACGGCGACACCGAGGACGGGGCGACCGGTACGAACGGCGCCGGTTCCGCCCGGCCCGCCGGGGAGAACTTCACCACCCCGCCGGCGGGAGTCGCCCCCCAACCGCTGTGGCACGAGACAGCGGCGGAAGACAGCACCACCACCGACGTACCCCTCCTCATCCATGACGGCCTGTTCTTGATCAGCGGCGACCCTCTGGTGGCGTACGACGTGAAGACCGGTGAAGCCCGCTGGTCGAAGCCCGATGTCTGCGCCCCCGGTTCCCCGCTCCTGTTCCACGACGGCAAGGTGTTCCTCACCGACAGCGGCGTCGATGGAGTCCTCGTCGCCCGGGACGTGAAGACCGGCAAGGAGGTGTGGCGCAGCCGTCTCGGCAAGAAACTCGGCATCGAGAGCACCATCGCCATCGACGACAAGAACGTGTACGTCACGGCAACCGACTACGCACAGGCCCGGAGCGCCACCGACTACCGCACCGCCATCGCCGCGATCAGCCACAGCACCGGGAAGAAGGTCTGGTTGCAGCACCGCGACTGGGGCACGCGGGACTACGACGTCCAGGGCACCGTCTCCGGTAAGCACCTCGTCTACGCGGACTCCAACCAGAACCTCACCGTGCGCGACACCGCGACCGGCGACCAGTTGTGGACGCAGAGGATCGGCGACGACTGGGCCTGGCAGCCCACGGTCGCGAACGGCCTCGTCTTCCTGCCCGGCGAGAAGCTGACAGCCGTCGACGCGGAGACCGGCCGCACCCGCTGGACGCTCTCCCCCGAGGGCCGCCGCGGCTTCAACAACCCGGCCGTCATCGACGGTGTGCTCTACATCAGCGACTACGACCGCGGCATCTGGGCCGTCGACGTCAAGACGCACCGGCGGATCTGGCTCTGCGAGGACCAGAACCGTGGCGGGCCGGGGACGTTCGTGAGGGCAGGCACGACGCTGTACTGCGCCGCCGGGCCCCTGTCAGGGGGCGTCATCGCCCTCGAGGCCAAGACCGGCACAGTGCGCTGGACCTGGACGGACGACAAGGACTCCGGCGCCCCGTGGCAGATCGCGACGGCAGGAAACCGACTGTTGGTGACGAACGGACCGGAGATCTACGCGATGCCGGCGGTGTGA